In one window of Methanosarcina vacuolata Z-761 DNA:
- a CDS encoding DUF531 domain-containing protein, producing MKHLMLTLGIVNTYDKIKVLDAHYRAIARAAPICHAFGFHLALYDFPFKMTAEELVAYVMEKTTIGESGSYLKILYEKNHLSVSDLPKKGFASQFGEIVITTSKPDLKRQVLPIKIAEEALRNRSFLFLVGLGHKGLPKELFERGKYHLDITCKGLSLETCTAIGAIPAHLSGLMANLEAKK from the coding sequence ATGAAGCACCTTATGCTCACCCTTGGGATAGTAAATACCTACGATAAAATCAAAGTTCTAGATGCGCATTATCGGGCAATAGCAAGAGCTGCTCCGATCTGCCATGCTTTTGGATTCCACCTCGCTCTTTACGATTTTCCTTTCAAGATGACCGCAGAAGAACTGGTAGCTTATGTGATGGAAAAAACCACAATAGGAGAATCGGGAAGTTATCTCAAAATCCTTTATGAAAAAAACCACCTGTCAGTATCCGATCTTCCAAAAAAAGGGTTTGCTTCCCAGTTTGGGGAAATCGTAATCACTACCTCAAAACCTGATCTCAAAAGACAGGTTCTGCCCATAAAGATTGCCGAAGAAGCTCTTCGAAACCGTTCATTTCTGTTTCTTGTAGGGCTCGGGCACAAAGGGCTTCCAAAAGAGCTTTTCGAGAGAGGAAAATACCATCTTGACATTACCTGCAAAGGGCTTTCTCTTGAGACCTGTACTGCCATAGGGGCGATTCCGGCTCACCTCTCTGGGCTTATGGCAAATTTGGAAGCTAAAAAATAA